A genome region from Taeniopygia guttata chromosome 5, bTaeGut7.mat, whole genome shotgun sequence includes the following:
- the CCDC177 gene encoding coiled-coil domain-containing protein 177, which produces MVEPPAEPPPQPCPAPGGAAGGEPARPGEQSPLLHLDLYNFDCAAAEGSRYVLTSPRSLEACARCAVRPVELLPRALGDLLREAPGRSMRVAAGLYEAYERERRRKLQQCREERERIIREEKRRILAPLGSLPPSPAARVSSRAAAAAAGGPRTHGGGRARPSRGAKGKSHSLDSLQKRREGSWGKTSSESGASSSYSGESLRERGGKVCGRGRGVAANGTLLGRSFSLGDLSHSPQTAQKVERIVREVKRKKGLSEVPERDKKIAALMIAKHQEASLLREQRQAAHLQWDSQRRLAEQRKEREEKEKQRALLQGQRMWESQVEKRRGRLNQEQEEAALMRQKQLLVCEERWREQAEKQERLRRERLERAIKEDKQKKLHQELNLKAKEEVKKEHQEREEQLLQEKLSTAAQKRLKKEVQLQKEKRLFNQAEKLKHEALLKELAKQEAEEKEMLKASLKMSLTKAQENYEQLVEKRNQELREKARREDMQIQRAKLAAEKKEKEQKEHLEALARETERKLQHAAQVAEEAVQEKARKVVLSRLEKEKVQKMNKQKVEQYEDLRRREILLSIERKLERSEQIFKEKKTVLENARSVARASFHVRERVREETNMRTFDKMAFEAELHAQLSKK; this is translated from the coding sequence ATGGTGGAGCCGCCGGCCGAGCCTCCCCCGCAGCCCTGCCCGGCGCCCGGGGGGGCAGCGGGGGGAGAGCCGGCCCGTCCTGGAGAGCAGTCGCCGCTGCTGCACCTGGACCTGTACAACTTCGACTGCGCGGCGGCGGAGGGCAGCCGGTACGTGCTGACCAGCCCGCGGTCGCTGGAGGCCTGCGCCCGCTGCGCCGTGCGGCCCGTGGAGCTGCTGCCGCGGGCGCTCGGGGACCTGCTGAGAGAGGCGCCCGGGCGCTCCATGCGGGTGGCCGCCGGCCTCTACGAGGCCTACGAGCGGGAGCGCCGCCgcaagctgcagcagtgccgGGAGGAGCGGGAGAGGATTATCCGGGAGGAGAAGAGGCGGATCCTCGCGCCCCTCGGCAGCCTGCCGCCTTCGCCCGCCGCCCGCGTCTCCTCCCGGGCTGCGGCCGCAGCTGCCGGCGGGCCCCGGACCCATGGCGGGGGGAGGGCCAGGCCATCGAGGGGTGCCAAGGGCAAGAGCCACTCCCTGGACTCGTTGCAGAAGCGCCGCGAGGGTAGCTGGGGCAAGACCTCCTCTGAGTCGGGTGCTTCGTCGTCCTACAGCGGGGAGAGCCTGCGGGAGCGCGGGGGCAAGGTGTGCGGCCGGGGTCGGGGGGTGGCCGCCAATGGGACTCTGCTGGGGCGCAGTTTCAGCCTGGGCGACCTCAGCCACTCACCGCAGACTGCCCAGAAAGTCGAGAGGATCGTCAGAGAggtgaagaggaagaagggtCTCTCAGAGGTGCCAGAGAGAGACAAGAAGATCGCGGCACTGATGATCGCCAAGCACCAGGAGGCCAGCCTCCTGCGGGAGCAGCGGCAGGCAGCTCACCTGCAGTGGGACAGCCAGCGGCGCCTGGCCGAACAGCGAAAGGAgcgggaggagaaggagaagcaaAGGGCCCTCCTGCAGGGTCAGCGGATGTGGGAGAGCCAGGTGGAGAAGCGTCGAGGGAGACTGaaccaggagcaggaggaagctgCCCTGATGAGGCAGAAGCAACTCCTGGTGTGTGAGGAGAGGTGGCGGGAGCAAGCGGAGAAGCAGGAGCGGCTGCggagggagaggctggagcGGGCCATCAAGGAGGACAAGCAGAAAAAGCTCCATCAAGAGCTCAACCTGAAGGCAAAGGAAGAAGTCAAGAAGGAGCACCAGGAGcgagaggagcagctcctgcaagaGAAGCTGTCCACAGCTGCACAGAAGAGGCTGAAAAAGGAGgtgcagctgcagaaggaaaagagacTGTTCAACCAAGCAGAGAAGCTGAAGCATGAGGCCTTGCTCAAGGAATTGGCCAAACAGGaggcagaagagaaggaaatgcTGAAGGCATCCCTGAAGATGAGTTTGACAAAGGCTCAGGAGAACTATGAGCAGCTTGTGGAGAAAAGGAAccaggagctgagggagaagGCTAGGCGTGAGGACATGCAGATCCAGAGAGCTAAACtggcagcagagaagaaagaaaaagagcagaagGAGCACTTGGAAGCACTGGctagagagacagagagaaagcTCCAGCATGCTGCCCAGGTGGCTGAAGAGGCTGTCCAAGAAAAAGCCCGCAAAGTGGTCTTGAGCcgcctggaaaaggaaaaagtgcaGAAGATGAACAAGCAAAAGGTGGAACAGTATGAGGACTTACGGCGCAGGGAAATTCTCCTCTCTATAGAGAGGAAGCTGGAGAGAAGTGAGCAGATCTTCAAGGAGAAGAAGACTGTCTTAGAAAATGCCAGATCTGTTGCTCGAGCATCCTTCCATGTCCGGGAAAGGGTGCGGGAGGAGACGAACATGCGCACCTTTGACAAGATGGCCTTTGAAGCAGAACTGCATGCTCAGCTTAGTAAGAAATGA